CTTATCATGTAATTTAACGCGTATTATTATAACAATTCGCGGACGATATTAAATCAAGAATTTACGCAACATACAGAGATTTGAACGGGTTAATAATGCTGAAGAAAAAATTTCTTGCCTATCTGTGTTTATAACGCGCAGAAAACTTTGACAGGGCTTTAAATTTTGCAAACTTTCTGATAATCTAGCAGCAAATTATATTAAAGGAGGCAAAATTTTTATGTATCAGATCGTATTAATCAGACACGGTGAAAGCGCATGGAACAAGGAAAACAGATTCACAGGCTGGACAGACGTTCCATTATCAGAAAAAGGTATCAACGAAGCTCGCGAGGCCGGAAAATTATTAAAGGCTGAAGGATTCAAATTTGATTACGCGTTTACTTCAGTGTTGAAGAGGGCAATAAAGACTCTCTGGCTTGTTCTCGAAGAAATGGACTTAATGTGGATACCGATTCAGCACTCATGGAAATTAAACGAGCGTCATTACGGAGCTTTGCAGGGACTCAACAAGGCCGACACAGCAGCAAAATTCGGTGATGCTCAAGTAAAAATTTGGCGCAGAAGTTATGATGTTCCGCCGCCTGTCCTAGAGAAATCAGACGAGAGATACCCCGGCCATGATCCGAGATATGCAGGTCTCAGCGATTCAGAACTGCCCTTAACTGAATGTCTTGCGGATACAGTCGCGAGAGTCGTTCCTTTCTGGCAGGATTCAATTGTTCCCGCAATAAAGTCCGGCAAAAAAATTATTATTGCTGCTCACGGAAATTCTTTGCGCGCACTCGTTAAATATCTCGACAACGTTTCAGAGAAAGATATTCTCGAACTTAACATACCGACTGGAGTCCCGTTACTTTATGAGCTTAACGACGATATGACTCCGAAATCACACAGATATTTGGGTGACGCAGAAGCAATAGCAAAGGCTCAAGCAGCAGTCGCGAATCAGGGTAAAGCAAAATAAATTTTTTAAGGAGGTCGATAATTT
This region of Synergistaceae bacterium genomic DNA includes:
- the gpmA gene encoding 2,3-diphosphoglycerate-dependent phosphoglycerate mutase; amino-acid sequence: MYQIVLIRHGESAWNKENRFTGWTDVPLSEKGINEAREAGKLLKAEGFKFDYAFTSVLKRAIKTLWLVLEEMDLMWIPIQHSWKLNERHYGALQGLNKADTAAKFGDAQVKIWRRSYDVPPPVLEKSDERYPGHDPRYAGLSDSELPLTECLADTVARVVPFWQDSIVPAIKSGKKIIIAAHGNSLRALVKYLDNVSEKDILELNIPTGVPLLYELNDDMTPKSHRYLGDAEAIAKAQAAVANQGKAK